A window of Lagopus muta isolate bLagMut1 chromosome 14, bLagMut1 primary, whole genome shotgun sequence contains these coding sequences:
- the LOC125700176 gene encoding protocadherin alpha-3-like, which produces MPRASPPPPKTSGASDADIGSNAQLSYILSPSEHFALDVKTSDEDRKSLFLVLTHPLDRESQSEHILVMTASDGGRPALTGTVQLLISVLDANDNAPQFNQSVYKVQLPEDAAEGTLVARVAATDPDEGINQEFSFSIVGSVPASQKDAFSIDPRTGEIRLRVPLDFEEVRLHELQIEARDQGFPPLSGHCSVELEVLDVNDNAPEVWVTSLSVPVPEDAALGTVVALLSVSDRDSGPNGRVRCAVVPASPFGLVATFAGSYSLVLREALDRERVSEYEVEVRAEDGGAPPLRARRGLRVPVSDVNDNAPAFAQAVYTVLARENNAAGAELARLWARDPDEAGNGRVSYSVWEGGAGMGAGSGSGSGSGSGWRPASSYVSVEAESGRLRALRPLDYEELQVLQFEVRAVDAGEPPLCGNATVQLFVVDENDNAPALLPLPLAGGGPGPWSAGEAAEPAWRAAGSAGSAGSAGSASSSWSLWARAALGAPAGQVVAKIRAVDADSGYNAWLRYELREPRGEGPFRVGLYSGEVSTARALEEADGPRQRLLIVVRDHGEPPRSATATLSVSLVEGAEAALAAAGAGAVSAGAGPRAAAGAEGGSAAAAAAAATNVWLVAAICAVSSVLVLAAVLYGAGRCAPRAAVPAGPGPATLVCASEVGSWSYSQRQSRSLCVAAAADGAGKSDLMVFSPNCPPPPGPAPKETPHEPPSLLDTVP; this is translated from the exons ATGCCCCGCGCTTCCCCGCCGCCTCCAAAAACATCA GGCGCGTCGGATGCGGATATCGGCTCGAACGCGCAGCTCTCCTACATACTAAGCCCCTCCGAGCACTTCGCTTTGGATGTAAAGACGTCAGATGAAGACAGGAAATCCCTTTTTCTTGTGCTGACGCATCCTCTGGACCGCGAGTCGCAGTCGGAGCACATCTTGGTGATGACGGCGAGTGACGGGGGCAGGCCGGCGCTGACGGGCACGGTGCAGCTGCTGATCTCGGTGCTGGATGCgaacgacaacgcgccgcaGTTCAACCAGTCGGTGTATAAAGTGCAGCTGCCGGAGGACGCGGCGGAGGGGACGCTGGTGGCGCGGGTGGCGGCCACGGACCCGGACGAGGGAATTAATCAGGAGTTTTCCTTCAGCATCGTCGGATCTGTTCCTGCATCTCAGAAAGATGCATTCAGCATTGATCCGCGAACGGGGGAGATCCGGCTCCGAGTCCCCCTGGACTTCGAAGAAGTCCGTTTACACGAGTTGCAAATCGAGGCGAGAGATCAAGGTTTTCCTCCGTTGTCGGGCCACTGCAGCGtggagctggaggtgctggacgtgaacgacaacgcgcccgAGGTGTGGGTGACGTCGCTGTCGGTGCCGGTGCCCGAGGACGCGGCGCTGGGGACGGTGGTGGCGCTGCTGAGCGTGTCGGACCGGGACTCGGGTCCGAACGGGCGGGTGCGGTGCGCGGTGGTGCCGGCGTCGCCGTTCGGGCTGGTGGCGACGTTCGCGGGCTCGTACTCGCTGGTGCTGCGGGAGGCGCTGGACCGGGAGCGGGTGTCGGAGTACGAGGTGGAGGTGCGGGCGGAGGACGGCGGGGCGCCGCCGCTGCGCGCCAGGCGCGGGCTGCGGGTGCCGGTGTCggacgtgaacgacaacgcgccggcGTTCGCGCAGGCCGTGTACACGGTGCTGGCGCGGGAGAACAACGCGGCGGGCGCGGAGCTGGCGCGGCTGTGGGCGCGGGACCCGGACGAGGCGGGCAACGGGCGCGTGAGCTACTCGGTGTGGGAGGGCGGCGCGGGGATGGGCGCGGGCTCGGGCTCGGGCTCGGGCTCGGGCTCGGGGTGGCGTCCGGCGTCGAGCTACGTGTCGGTGGAGGCGGAGAGCGGGCGGCTGCGGGCGCTGCGTCCGCTGGACTAcgaggagctgcaggtgctgcagttcGAGGTGCGGGCGGTGGACGCGGGGGAGCCGCCGCTGTGCGGCAACGCCACGGTGCAGCTGTTCGTGGTGGAcgagaacgacaacgcgccggcgctgctgccgctgccgctggcgggcggcgggccggggCCGTGGTCTGCGGGCGAGGCGGCGGAGCCGGCGTGGCGGGCGGCGGGCTCGGCGGGCTCGGCGGGTTCTGCGGGCTCGGCGTCGTCGTCGTGGTCGCTGTGGGCGCGGGCGGCGCTGGGTGCTCCGGCGGGGCAGGTGGTGGCGAAGATCCGCGCGGTGGACGCGGACTCGGGCTACAACGCGTGGCTGCGCTACGAGCTGCGGGAGCCGCGGGGCGAGGGCCCGTTCCGCGTGGGGCTGTACAGCGGCGAGGTGAGCACGGCGCGGGCGCTGGAGGAGGCGGACGGCCCGCGGCAGAGGCTGCTGATCGTGGTGCGGGACCACGGGGAGCCGCCGCGCTCGGCCACGGCCACGCTGAGCGTGTCGCTGGTGGAGGGCGCCGAGGCGGCgctggcggcggcgggggcgggggcGGTGTCGGCGggggcggggccgcgggcggcggcgggcgcggagGGCGGCtctgcggcggcggcggcggcggcggcgacgaACGTGTGGCTGGTGGCGGCCATCTGCGCGGTGTCGAGCGTGTTGGTGCTGGCGGCGGTGCTGTACGGGGCCGGGCGCTGTGCGCCGCGGGCGGCCGTGCCGGCGGGGCCCGGGCCGGCGACGCTGGTGTGCGCCAGCGAGGTGGGCAGCTGGTCGTACTCGCAGCGCCAGAGCCGGAGCCTGTGCGTGGCCGCGGCCGCGGACGGCGCGGGCAAGAGCGACCTGATGGTGTTCAGCCCCAActgcccgccgccgcccggccccgcgccgaaGGAGACGCCGCACGAGCCGCCCTCTCTGCTCGACACG GTTCCTTAG